One window from the genome of Corynebacterium sp. SCR221107 encodes:
- a CDS encoding UDP-N-acetylmuramoyl-tripeptide--D-alanyl-D-alanine ligase, translating to MIELSLAEIADIVGGTLADVPNADAVITGEVEFDSRKIGPGDLFVALGGARVDGHDFAAQAIKQGAVAVLAFRKVGVPAILVPPVPENERRRDSYALENDTDGSVAAVLAGLGALARGVIDRLSMSHEPGGRALTVVGVTGSAGKTSTKDFMATIFRAAGSTVAPPGSFNNEIGHPYTALKCTANTEYLVAEMSARGLGHVANLARIAPPRIGVELNVGSAHLGEFGSREVIAQAKGELVEALPAADAGGVAVLNADDDYVVGMASRTSAKVLWYSAAGKRAVSLGDGHESPVDLVASKVTLDAVARPSFELTLRGKYVGQVQLEVVGEHQVANALAAIGAGLGAGLDIDLILEAVRAHRAASAHRMAVSTTAAGLTIIDDAYNANPESMHAGLSACARMARSQGGQAIAVLGPMGELGDESPKAHHSLGQTLAPLGIDRLVVVGDNPSSRALAKAAVEAGVDTEVVADNAAATRLLKPMAGANDVLLVKASNAFRLWEIAQALDEAE from the coding sequence ATGATTGAGCTCAGCCTCGCTGAGATCGCCGACATCGTCGGCGGCACGCTTGCCGACGTCCCCAACGCCGACGCCGTCATAACCGGCGAGGTCGAATTCGACTCCCGCAAGATCGGCCCCGGTGACCTGTTTGTAGCACTCGGCGGCGCCCGCGTGGACGGGCATGATTTCGCCGCCCAGGCGATTAAACAAGGCGCGGTCGCTGTGCTGGCGTTTAGGAAGGTAGGGGTGCCCGCCATCCTCGTGCCGCCGGTGCCCGAAAACGAGCGCCGGCGCGATAGCTACGCTCTCGAAAACGATACCGACGGCTCCGTCGCCGCGGTGCTCGCGGGGCTCGGTGCCTTGGCGCGGGGAGTTATCGATCGTCTTTCGATGTCCCATGAACCCGGCGGGCGCGCGCTGACGGTGGTGGGCGTGACCGGATCGGCGGGCAAGACCTCCACTAAGGACTTCATGGCCACGATCTTTCGGGCCGCCGGGTCAACCGTTGCCCCTCCGGGAAGCTTCAACAATGAGATCGGCCATCCCTACACCGCGCTCAAGTGCACGGCCAACACCGAATACCTCGTGGCCGAAATGTCGGCACGCGGGCTGGGCCACGTGGCAAACTTGGCGCGCATCGCCCCACCAAGGATCGGCGTCGAGCTCAACGTTGGCAGCGCACACCTTGGCGAATTTGGTTCCAGGGAGGTCATCGCACAAGCCAAGGGCGAACTCGTCGAGGCGCTGCCCGCAGCTGATGCCGGGGGCGTGGCCGTCCTTAACGCCGATGATGACTACGTGGTAGGCATGGCCTCACGAACGAGCGCAAAGGTGTTGTGGTACTCGGCGGCCGGCAAACGCGCCGTAAGTCTCGGTGATGGCCATGAAAGCCCCGTCGACCTAGTGGCGTCGAAGGTTACCCTAGACGCTGTAGCGCGGCCAAGTTTCGAACTGACCCTCCGCGGAAAGTATGTGGGGCAGGTGCAACTAGAAGTTGTCGGCGAACACCAGGTGGCCAACGCTCTCGCCGCGATCGGGGCGGGGCTTGGCGCGGGGCTCGACATCGACCTCATCCTTGAGGCGGTACGCGCACACCGCGCGGCCTCAGCTCACCGGATGGCGGTAAGCACCACCGCAGCGGGACTGACCATCATCGACGATGCCTACAACGCTAACCCGGAGAGCATGCACGCTGGTCTTTCCGCCTGTGCGCGCATGGCGCGCAGCCAAGGTGGGCAAGCGATCGCCGTGTTGGGACCGATGGGTGAACTCGGCGACGAAAGCCCCAAGGCCCACCACAGCCTCGGGCAAACGCTCGCGCCGCTGGGCATCGACCGCCTGGTGGTGGTAGGCGACAACCCGTCAAGCCGTGCGTTGGCGAAAGCGGCCGTCGAGGCTGGGGTAGACACGGAGGTCGTTGCCGATAATGCGGCGGCAACAAGGCTGCTAAAGCCTATGGCGGGCGCAAACGACGTGCTGCTTGTCAAGGCCTCGAACGCCTTCCGTCTCTGGGAGATCGCGCAGGCCTTGGACGAGGCTGAATAA
- a CDS encoding FtsW/RodA/SpoVE family cell cycle protein, giving the protein MSTIISEQLAEWRVRPLTDYYLILGIVGLLTIVGVIMVMSSSMTWSVIDNANVFSTATKQTFMVLAGIVAMIATMHLNPRRLRRLAPWALVITFALLLLVLIPGIGTGREEWGSQSWIVLGPIRLQPSEIARVVIALWGAHYLADADPHEDYRTNKLLRFGLVAAAITALIYLEGDTGMSISFLLVVAVLLIFAGMDFRGIALLAAFGVLGIAALLFGGGYRSDRFTVYFDALVGHFADTKGIAFQSYQGFLSLSDGSLFGVGLGQSRAKWFYLPEAKNDFIFAIIGEELGLIGAGLVIFLFGLLGFIGLRTAQRTANQFLALLAATLTMALVIQAFINIGYVIGMLPVTGIQLPLISAGGTSAIITLGAMGMLVTCARHEPQAISAMASYGRPAIDKWLFLKEPSLEDCENPAAGSQPRSQETRPQSKAQAPRPSAQASRPVLRESADRQRTGGTSSASRRRQRDAYLPEQPPRRDSYSAGYRGSSATNSGDGFSAPARTRRPSGGREEERR; this is encoded by the coding sequence TTGTCGACCATCATCAGCGAACAGCTCGCCGAGTGGCGCGTACGCCCCCTGACTGACTACTACTTGATCTTGGGCATCGTCGGACTGCTGACGATAGTCGGCGTGATCATGGTGATGTCGAGTTCCATGACGTGGTCGGTGATCGACAATGCCAATGTGTTTTCCACCGCGACGAAACAGACTTTCATGGTGCTGGCTGGCATTGTGGCCATGATTGCCACGATGCACCTGAACCCGCGCAGGCTGCGCAGGTTAGCGCCATGGGCTCTAGTAATAACTTTCGCGCTGTTGCTGCTGGTCCTCATACCGGGCATCGGCACCGGACGTGAGGAGTGGGGTTCGCAGTCGTGGATTGTCCTCGGCCCGATCCGCCTGCAACCGTCGGAGATTGCGCGAGTGGTGATTGCCTTGTGGGGTGCGCATTATCTCGCTGACGCCGACCCGCACGAGGACTATCGCACCAACAAGCTGCTGCGATTTGGGCTGGTGGCTGCGGCCATTACGGCTCTGATTTATCTCGAGGGCGATACCGGCATGTCCATCTCCTTCCTTTTGGTGGTGGCTGTACTGCTCATTTTCGCGGGCATGGATTTTCGCGGTATTGCGCTCCTCGCGGCGTTCGGCGTGCTTGGCATTGCGGCTTTGCTCTTCGGTGGCGGGTATCGTTCGGATCGTTTTACCGTCTACTTCGACGCGCTGGTTGGCCATTTTGCCGACACGAAAGGCATCGCATTCCAGTCCTATCAGGGGTTCCTTTCGCTTTCCGACGGTTCCCTGTTCGGCGTGGGGCTTGGCCAGTCCCGCGCGAAGTGGTTCTACCTGCCTGAGGCCAAAAACGACTTCATCTTCGCCATCATCGGCGAGGAGTTGGGGCTGATCGGTGCGGGATTGGTTATCTTCCTCTTCGGGCTGTTGGGGTTCATCGGGTTGCGCACCGCCCAGCGCACGGCCAATCAATTCCTCGCGCTGCTTGCCGCGACCTTGACGATGGCCTTGGTCATCCAGGCATTCATTAATATCGGCTATGTCATTGGCATGCTGCCGGTGACCGGTATTCAGTTGCCGCTGATCTCCGCCGGTGGTACCTCGGCAATTATCACGCTCGGCGCCATGGGCATGCTGGTTACCTGTGCCCGCCATGAGCCCCAGGCTATTTCGGCGATGGCCAGCTACGGGCGCCCCGCGATTGACAAGTGGTTATTTCTCAAAGAACCAAGCCTGGAGGATTGTGAAAACCCTGCAGCCGGTTCTCAGCCGCGGTCACAGGAGACCCGTCCCCAGTCGAAGGCGCAGGCGCCGCGTCCTTCCGCGCAGGCGTCACGCCCGGTATTGCGCGAGTCAGCCGACCGCCAGCGCACCGGTGGTACCAGTTCTGCTTCCCGACGCCGACAGCGCGATGCCTACTTACCGGAACAGCCCCCGCGGCGGGATTCCTATAGTGCAGGTTACCGCGGCAGCAGCGCCACGAACTCCGGCGATGGATTTTCCGCACCTGCGCGCACCAGGCGTCCCAGCGGTGGACGTGAGGAGGAAAGAAGATGA
- a CDS encoding HNH endonuclease signature motif containing protein — MNPVDQLAAVLSNPLALIQDAAGCTIAALVARGLPENTATDLKTLATVYYGTTSYTRMQATCRETIDSLGLTLAHLEIIETCTRRVTGEKTTWQLRRDLVNLGNLPTGQFATRARAITNDYATPPARLVKGVSINRNRNNLWQLKINGEPADIDTLYETLKELPDPAKNFPHTGTITKTLRPIVAIPLDKLTTVLDATGDETTFTCSDGVTRTSTEIVASILDDQWGFGLIHPVDGPVDLVRSSRFANKKQRDLATLESLSCAHPDCNKPADECQIHHIHAWNRGGTTASKNLTMLCAFHNGRNDDDPSTPKHGRIQRTNGHPTLAPQSLNTPKRPPPGGLLGMPSMRLRPIRAIRHRRWRLQSKPPLRKPTRSE; from the coding sequence ATGAACCCCGTCGACCAGCTTGCAGCAGTACTTTCCAACCCGCTCGCCCTCATCCAGGACGCCGCCGGGTGCACAATTGCTGCACTTGTCGCACGCGGACTACCCGAAAACACAGCCACCGACCTGAAAACCCTCGCCACGGTGTACTACGGCACCACCTCCTACACCAGGATGCAAGCCACCTGCCGGGAAACCATAGACTCCCTCGGGCTCACCCTCGCCCACCTCGAAATCATCGAAACCTGCACCCGCAGAGTCACAGGCGAAAAAACCACATGGCAACTACGCCGCGACCTAGTAAACCTCGGCAACCTGCCCACCGGACAGTTCGCCACCCGCGCACGCGCAATCACCAACGACTACGCAACCCCACCGGCAAGGTTAGTCAAAGGCGTGAGCATCAACCGCAACCGCAACAACCTCTGGCAACTGAAAATCAACGGCGAACCAGCCGATATCGACACACTTTACGAAACACTCAAAGAACTGCCCGACCCAGCTAAAAACTTCCCCCACACCGGCACCATCACCAAAACACTTCGCCCCATCGTGGCCATCCCCCTAGACAAACTCACCACCGTCCTGGATGCCACAGGAGACGAAACCACCTTCACCTGCTCCGATGGGGTCACACGCACCAGCACCGAAATCGTTGCCTCCATCCTTGATGACCAGTGGGGGTTCGGGCTTATCCACCCCGTTGACGGACCCGTCGACCTCGTGCGCTCCTCCAGGTTTGCCAACAAAAAGCAACGCGACCTAGCCACCCTCGAATCCTTAAGCTGTGCCCACCCGGACTGCAATAAACCAGCCGATGAGTGCCAAATCCACCATATCCATGCGTGGAATCGGGGCGGGACCACCGCAAGTAAAAACCTCACCATGCTATGCGCCTTCCACAACGGAAGAAACGACGATGACCCCAGCACACCCAAACACGGCCGCATCCAACGCACCAACGGCCACCCCACCCTGGCACCCCAAAGCCTAAACACACCAAAAAGGCCCCCACCAGGGGGCCTACTAGGCATGCCTTCTATGAGACTCCGACCAATCCGAGCCATTCGCCATAGAAGATGGAGGCTCCAATCAAAGCCGCCACTGCGGAAACCAACCAGAAGCGAATGA
- a CDS encoding peptidoglycan D,D-transpeptidase FtsI family protein, with protein sequence MISRIAILTAVVLVVRLAVVQLWWGPDLSSLAEQQRTRVYVESARRGEILDRYGNQLAYTMQARSLTVSPITLRSELREQAENRLISEGQSGNYSGDAREQKLDDMVAEELERYSRQIPQAIKDSGASTDDIKQEDLLTKLKNDSHYEVLVRNVDPDVAEQIAADFHGVAADLQNIRQYPNGAVGGNFIGKISQDGQGQFGFEAYSDSLLSGIDGRATMDVSAKGEVIPGSTRDEVPATDGATATLTIDLDLQTYVQQQIEQAVANSGAQSGEAVVLDVKTGQILAMANSDTIDPMGDIQAQLDQGKDFTNDPVSSPFEPGSVAKIITAAGVIEDGLSTPDEVLQVPGSIDMAGVTVRDAWDHGVVPYTTTGVFGKSSNVGTLMLAQRIGEDRFADLLNKFGIGQPTGVELPAESAGLLPDRAQWSGGTFANLPIGQGMSWTLLQMASVYQTLANGGVRIEPRIIAEMKDAQGQVIEQAEPKQTQVVSATTARTVVDMFRSVTQADPTGVQQGTGSGAAIEGYQVSGKTGTAQQVDPETGAYSNSAYWITFAGIAPADDPRFVVAIQLDRPQRGVHGEGGQSAAPLFHDIASWLLDRDNVALSEPMEGQLILQAQ encoded by the coding sequence CTGATCAGTCGTATTGCCATCCTCACAGCTGTCGTCCTTGTGGTGCGTTTGGCGGTCGTGCAGCTGTGGTGGGGGCCGGACCTGTCCAGCCTCGCCGAACAACAGCGCACCCGCGTCTACGTTGAATCCGCACGCCGCGGCGAAATCCTTGACCGATATGGCAATCAGCTCGCCTACACCATGCAGGCGCGTTCGCTAACGGTTTCGCCCATTACCTTGCGCAGCGAATTGCGTGAACAAGCCGAAAACCGGCTCATCAGCGAAGGACAGTCGGGTAATTATTCCGGCGATGCCAGGGAACAAAAGCTTGATGACATGGTCGCTGAAGAGTTGGAGCGTTATTCTCGACAAATCCCGCAGGCGATCAAGGACTCAGGCGCCTCCACCGACGACATCAAACAGGAAGACCTGCTGACCAAGCTGAAAAACGATAGCCACTATGAGGTGCTGGTGCGCAACGTCGATCCCGATGTTGCCGAGCAAATCGCGGCGGACTTTCACGGTGTGGCAGCCGATCTGCAAAACATCCGCCAGTACCCCAATGGGGCGGTAGGGGGCAATTTCATCGGCAAGATCTCCCAGGATGGGCAGGGACAGTTTGGCTTCGAGGCCTATAGCGATTCCCTGCTTTCGGGTATCGATGGGCGCGCTACCATGGATGTTTCCGCCAAGGGCGAGGTGATTCCTGGTTCCACCCGCGATGAGGTGCCGGCCACAGACGGAGCAACTGCCACCTTGACCATCGATCTAGACCTGCAGACCTACGTTCAGCAGCAGATCGAGCAGGCAGTGGCCAACTCTGGTGCCCAGTCGGGTGAGGCCGTGGTGCTCGATGTGAAGACTGGGCAAATCCTAGCGATGGCCAATTCGGACACCATCGATCCCATGGGTGATATCCAGGCGCAGCTAGACCAAGGCAAGGATTTCACCAACGATCCTGTAAGCTCCCCGTTCGAGCCCGGCTCGGTGGCCAAGATCATCACGGCCGCCGGTGTGATAGAGGACGGGCTCTCCACACCGGACGAGGTTTTGCAGGTTCCTGGTTCCATCGACATGGCTGGCGTGACGGTGCGCGATGCCTGGGATCACGGTGTCGTTCCTTATACCACCACGGGAGTTTTTGGTAAGTCCTCGAACGTGGGCACCCTCATGCTGGCTCAGCGCATCGGCGAGGACCGCTTTGCCGATTTGCTCAACAAGTTTGGCATCGGCCAGCCCACCGGCGTCGAGCTTCCCGCTGAATCCGCAGGCCTACTGCCGGATCGCGCCCAATGGTCGGGGGGAACGTTTGCCAACCTCCCGATCGGCCAGGGAATGAGCTGGACCCTATTGCAAATGGCCAGCGTGTACCAGACCCTGGCCAACGGAGGTGTGCGCATCGAACCGCGCATCATCGCGGAGATGAAGGATGCCCAAGGGCAGGTCATTGAGCAAGCCGAGCCGAAGCAGACTCAAGTGGTCAGTGCCACGACAGCGCGGACGGTGGTGGATATGTTCCGCTCCGTGACACAAGCCGATCCGACAGGCGTTCAACAAGGTACAGGCTCTGGTGCGGCCATCGAGGGCTACCAGGTTTCGGGAAAGACCGGAACCGCACAGCAAGTCGATCCCGAAACCGGCGCGTACTCTAACTCGGCGTATTGGATCACCTTCGCAGGCATCGCTCCGGCGGATGACCCGCGTTTCGTGGTGGCCATTCAGCTCGACCGCCCGCAGCGAGGCGTGCACGGGGAAGGCGGTCAGTCGGCCGCCCCGCTGTTCCACGACATCGCTAGTTGGTTGCTCGACCGCGACAACGTTGCGCTGTCGGAGCCGATGGAGGGCCAACTGATCCTCCAGGCACAGTAA
- a CDS encoding UDP-N-acetylmuramoyl-L-alanyl-D-glutamate--2,6-diaminopimelate ligase, which produces MSATLKALAGIAHGRLFGATQDITIADIGLDSTNLPEGGLFAALPGTRSHGASFAAGTPAAAVLTDEQGFDILSEQGLTIPVIVVEDIRAVLGEVSAAIYGYPSTEMTIIGVTGTSGKTTTSYLIEAGLIATGAHVGLIGTTGTRINGEPVPTKLTTPEATTLQALFRRMRDKGVTHVVMEVSSHALSLGRVRGTEFDVAGFSNLSQDHLDFHSTMEEYFEAKALLFDKASPMHAAKSVICIDDAWGKKMAARANNASTCSTNGEPADFQAVNIDSLATGSQTFDFVARGGAAVSVTVPLPGRFNVANATLALALIDAAGADVTKAAAGIAAVGVPGRMEKIDQGQDFLAVVDYAHKPAAVAAVLDTVRAQVVGKLIAVVGAGGDRDAGKRPIMGAEAVRRADVVIITDDNPRSEDPALIREAVLEGARQAQGEPGREDVEILEIGDRHQAIDAAIAKATAGDAVVVAGKGHEVGQLINGVNHHFDDREEVRRALADNGYS; this is translated from the coding sequence ATGTCAGCAACACTGAAGGCTTTGGCAGGCATTGCCCACGGTCGACTTTTTGGTGCAACGCAGGACATCACCATCGCCGACATCGGCCTAGATTCCACGAATCTGCCGGAAGGCGGCCTGTTTGCAGCACTTCCCGGCACGCGCAGCCACGGGGCCAGCTTTGCCGCCGGAACCCCCGCAGCAGCAGTGCTTACCGACGAACAAGGCTTCGACATCCTGAGCGAACAGGGGCTGACCATCCCCGTCATCGTGGTCGAGGATATCCGCGCCGTACTCGGTGAGGTGTCCGCCGCCATCTATGGCTACCCTTCCACAGAGATGACGATTATCGGTGTGACCGGTACCTCCGGCAAAACCACCACCAGCTATCTCATCGAGGCGGGTCTCATAGCCACCGGCGCTCATGTGGGATTGATCGGCACCACCGGGACGCGCATCAACGGCGAACCGGTGCCAACGAAGTTGACCACCCCGGAGGCAACCACTCTTCAGGCACTGTTTCGCAGGATGCGGGACAAAGGCGTGACTCACGTGGTTATGGAGGTCTCCTCCCATGCGCTGAGCCTGGGCAGGGTGCGCGGCACTGAATTCGATGTCGCAGGCTTTAGCAATCTTTCCCAAGATCACCTTGACTTCCACTCCACCATGGAGGAGTATTTCGAGGCCAAGGCGTTGCTCTTCGACAAAGCCTCGCCCATGCATGCCGCTAAGTCCGTCATTTGTATCGATGATGCATGGGGCAAGAAGATGGCAGCGCGCGCGAACAACGCCTCCACCTGTTCCACCAACGGCGAACCGGCCGATTTCCAGGCCGTCAATATCGACTCGCTTGCCACAGGCAGCCAGACCTTTGATTTCGTCGCTCGCGGCGGTGCTGCCGTCAGCGTTACTGTTCCTTTGCCAGGCAGGTTCAACGTTGCCAATGCCACCTTGGCACTGGCGCTTATCGACGCAGCCGGTGCCGATGTCACCAAGGCCGCTGCCGGCATCGCGGCCGTCGGCGTGCCAGGGCGCATGGAAAAGATCGACCAGGGGCAGGATTTCTTGGCCGTGGTCGATTATGCGCACAAGCCAGCGGCGGTGGCGGCGGTGCTCGATACGGTGCGCGCCCAGGTCGTCGGAAAGCTCATTGCGGTGGTGGGGGCGGGAGGCGACCGTGACGCCGGAAAGCGCCCCATCATGGGGGCAGAAGCAGTGCGTCGCGCCGATGTGGTTATCATCACGGACGACAACCCACGTTCGGAGGATCCGGCCCTCATCCGCGAGGCAGTCCTCGAAGGCGCGCGCCAGGCTCAGGGCGAGCCGGGGCGTGAAGATGTGGAAATCCTCGAGATCGGCGACCGCCATCAGGCTATCGATGCCGCCATCGCCAAGGCCACGGCCGGGGATGCGGTGGTCGTCGCGGGCAAGGGGCATGAGGTCGGCCAGCTCATCAATGGTGTCAACCACCACTTTGACGACCGCGAGGAAGTCCGTCGCGCGCTCGCCGACAACGGATATTCCTAA
- the mraY gene encoding phospho-N-acetylmuramoyl-pentapeptide-transferase gives MTQIILAGAIGLLVSIFVTPILIRRFSAEGLGQEIREEGPKSHLRKRGTPTMGGIAILAGITVAYLVSSIYGELNGTQGFTVSGVLVLGLTLALGGLGFADDFIKLYKGRNLGLNKTAKLVGQLVIALAFGILVLQFPDDNGLTPGSTHLSYLRDLNTVDLAIGGTVIGTIIFLLFMYILISAWSNAVNLTDGLDGLAAGSTAIVMGAYTLICFWQFRNACAEGAAPGCYDVRDPLDLAVLAAAGLGACLGFLWWNAAPAKIFMGDTGSLALGGLVAGLSVASRTELLMIVVGALFVIEAASVVIQVFGFKTRGIRIFRMAPIHHHFENGGWAETTVVIRFWLVSAVAALIGASIFYGEWLGLVGVS, from the coding sequence GTGACCCAGATAATTCTCGCGGGTGCGATCGGATTATTGGTATCGATTTTTGTGACACCAATCCTCATCCGTCGCTTCAGCGCAGAGGGATTGGGCCAGGAAATTCGCGAAGAGGGCCCGAAATCGCACTTACGCAAGCGGGGCACCCCAACCATGGGTGGCATCGCAATCCTGGCCGGCATTACCGTCGCCTACCTGGTTTCGAGCATCTACGGCGAACTCAACGGCACCCAAGGATTCACGGTATCCGGTGTTTTGGTACTAGGACTCACCCTCGCGTTGGGCGGGCTCGGTTTTGCCGATGACTTCATCAAGCTCTACAAGGGCCGCAACCTGGGGTTGAATAAGACCGCGAAGCTTGTCGGCCAGTTGGTCATCGCCTTGGCATTTGGCATTCTCGTGCTCCAGTTCCCGGACGACAATGGCCTCACCCCAGGTTCCACGCACCTGTCCTACCTGCGCGATCTAAACACCGTGGATCTCGCGATCGGTGGCACCGTCATCGGTACGATCATTTTCCTGCTGTTCATGTACATCCTCATTTCCGCGTGGTCCAACGCCGTCAACCTCACCGATGGCCTCGACGGACTCGCGGCAGGTTCCACCGCCATCGTCATGGGTGCCTACACCTTGATCTGCTTCTGGCAGTTCCGCAACGCCTGCGCCGAAGGTGCTGCCCCGGGTTGCTATGACGTGCGCGATCCGTTGGATCTAGCCGTGCTCGCTGCCGCAGGGCTCGGCGCCTGCCTCGGATTCTTGTGGTGGAACGCCGCCCCGGCAAAGATATTTATGGGTGATACCGGCTCGTTGGCACTCGGCGGTTTGGTTGCAGGCCTCTCGGTCGCCAGCAGAACGGAACTGCTCATGATCGTCGTCGGTGCTTTGTTCGTCATTGAGGCGGCATCCGTTGTCATCCAGGTGTTTGGCTTCAAGACCCGCGGAATCCGCATCTTCCGGATGGCGCCAATCCATCACCATTTTGAAAATGGTGGCTGGGCCGAGACCACCGTTGTCATTCGCTTCTGGTTGGTTTCCGCAGTGGCGGCTTTGATTGGAGCCTCCATCTTCTATGGCGAATGGCTCGGATTGGTCGGAGTCTCATAG
- the murD gene encoding UDP-N-acetylmuramoyl-L-alanine--D-glutamate ligase, giving the protein MTTPARPSQEIVSGTVMVAGAGVSGVGVARLLVDLGVDVVIVDANATALDRAVEATGAAAMDPATAEARLQEFSCVVTSPGWRPDSPLLIAAHDAGLEVYGDVELFYRLDAAGTFGKPRTWLVVTGTNGKTTTTGMLAAMMTKAGRSTQAVGNIGVSIAEALVNPQRIDVLVVEASSFQLHWSSKLAPNVGVLLNLADDHIDWHGSFAHYAADKAKVFGGAIAIAGIDDEHVREQVARLGITPIGFTLAPPEPRQVGVHDGMIVDYTGDEPVVIAPVEGIEPAGEAGIYDALAAAAAARAAGAAPEAIAQALKEFKVAGHRGQVVARWFDNHGVEIIAIDNSKATNPHAADSALSGHDSVVWVAGGQLKDADVVPLVKKHAHRLKAVALLGVDREIIAAAVREYAPEAVIMATENTDPVQAMDEVVAWAVAQATGGDAVILAPAAASLDMYSGMGQRGTLFAEAVASRVDNT; this is encoded by the coding sequence ATGACCACCCCAGCTCGTCCAAGCCAAGAAATTGTATCCGGCACCGTCATGGTAGCCGGGGCCGGAGTGTCCGGGGTGGGGGTAGCCCGGCTGCTTGTGGATCTCGGCGTCGATGTTGTGATCGTCGACGCGAATGCCACGGCGCTCGATCGCGCGGTCGAGGCCACCGGTGCCGCGGCCATGGATCCGGCAACCGCAGAAGCTAGGCTCCAGGAATTCTCGTGCGTGGTGACCTCCCCGGGATGGCGCCCAGACTCGCCGCTGTTGATTGCCGCCCACGACGCGGGCTTGGAGGTCTACGGCGACGTCGAGCTGTTTTATCGCCTCGATGCGGCAGGGACCTTCGGAAAGCCTCGCACCTGGTTGGTGGTGACTGGCACCAACGGCAAGACCACTACCACCGGCATGCTTGCAGCCATGATGACCAAGGCGGGGCGCTCCACCCAAGCCGTGGGCAATATCGGTGTGTCCATCGCAGAGGCGCTTGTCAACCCGCAGCGCATCGACGTCCTCGTGGTAGAGGCCTCTTCTTTCCAGCTGCACTGGTCGAGCAAGCTCGCCCCCAACGTTGGCGTTTTGCTCAATCTGGCCGACGATCACATTGACTGGCACGGCAGCTTCGCCCACTACGCGGCGGATAAGGCCAAGGTGTTCGGGGGTGCCATCGCGATCGCCGGTATCGATGATGAGCATGTCCGCGAGCAGGTCGCCCGCCTTGGGATCACCCCGATTGGTTTTACTTTGGCACCGCCTGAGCCCAGGCAAGTGGGTGTTCACGACGGGATGATTGTTGATTACACTGGCGATGAGCCGGTGGTCATTGCCCCGGTTGAGGGCATCGAGCCCGCAGGCGAGGCGGGCATCTACGATGCGTTGGCTGCAGCTGCGGCCGCCCGGGCCGCCGGTGCCGCACCTGAGGCGATCGCGCAGGCGCTCAAGGAGTTCAAGGTGGCCGGTCACCGCGGGCAGGTCGTTGCTCGTTGGTTTGATAATCATGGCGTGGAGATTATCGCCATCGACAATTCCAAGGCGACTAATCCCCACGCGGCCGACTCTGCACTCAGTGGCCATGATTCCGTGGTCTGGGTTGCGGGTGGCCAGCTCAAGGACGCTGACGTTGTACCGCTGGTCAAAAAGCATGCGCACCGCCTCAAGGCCGTCGCGCTGCTGGGGGTGGATCGAGAGATCATCGCCGCCGCCGTGCGAGAGTATGCGCCGGAGGCCGTCATCATGGCCACGGAGAACACGGATCCGGTTCAGGCGATGGACGAAGTTGTCGCCTGGGCGGTGGCGCAGGCCACCGGCGGGGATGCGGTGATTTTGGCTCCGGCGGCGGCGAGCTTGGATATGTATTCGGGTATGGGGCAGCGTGGGACGCTGTTCGCCGAGGCCGTGGCAAGCAGGGTGGACAACACCTAG